GGTAATTAAGAAGTATAATCCAGTGTTGTATGAAGAAGAATTACAGGCCCGGCAGGTTTATAGGATTCCTAAGCAACCGGAATTGGCTGAGGAGGATTCTACGCGTGCCAAGACGGTATCAGGGGAAGATTATATATTACACGAAGTAAAGAAAAAGGAAACGCTTTATTCCCTTTCCAAACAATATGGACTGGAAATCAGAGATATCATTCAGGCCAATGAGAAGCTGCAGGATGAGGAATTGCAATATGGTTCAGTAATCAAAATACCTAAGAAAGAAGAGAAAGAAGAGGAATTGCTGACCACCGGTGAAGATCAAATGGCTTACGACACGGTACCATCGCATTATCAGGCGATGCGTGAATATGCACCTACATGTGATTCTTCCGATTATTTCAAGAACAATGTTGTGGAGGTGGGTGTTTTTCTGCCTTTTTTTCTGGAAGAGAATGCGGAGCAATTTTATATTGACAGTTCCAAAACCAATGACGAAGGAGAGAAAATCTACAAAAAAGTTCAAAGGGATCCATTCTATATCTATCCCCGTTCTCAGAATTTTATCCGGTTTTATGAGGGCATGCTTGTTGCCCTTGATTCACTGTCAAATAAGGGAGTTTCCGTCAGGCTAAAAGTATTTGATACGGCAGATGATCCCGATAAAGTAAAGCAGATTCTTTCGGACAACTCTCTGGAGAATCTTGATTTAATCATCGGTCCGGTATATCAGGAATGTTTTTCCGTAATGGCAGATTTTGCCAAAGAAAATCAGATTCATATCGTTTCCCCGTTTTCAAGAGAAAATAAAATTTTAGCGGATAATCCCTATGTGATACAGATTCGTCCTTCCAGGGAAGCTCAGCTTGATCAGTTCGTTTCTTATATTTCCTCTTATAGTGACAACAATATGATTATGGTTCACTCGGGGGATAGCCTCTATTATCCCAGGATCAGGAGGTATAAGCAAAGACTTTTCAACAGGATGTCCCAGGATACTTCCTTTGGAGATGTACGGTTTAAAGAAGTTGCATTTAAAGACAGCATGTTTTACCTGGAACAGGCCATGAATAAAGGCGAAGAAAATATTATCATGGTTCCTTCCGAGGATGAAGCTTTTGTCACGGATGTGGTAACAAATCTGAATACACTTGCCAAAAAGGGTTATGATATGCGGGTTTTTGGTTATTCCAACTGGCAGGATTTTGTGAATATTGAACTGGAATATTTCTATAACATCAATCTCTCCCTGTACACATCATTTCATGTTAATTACCAGGATGACCTCATTAACCCGGTTATTCGAAATTATAGGGCAATGTTCAGTTCAGAACCCGGCTCTTATGCCTTTCATGGTTTCGATATAGGTTATTATTTCCTGAATGCGATGTACCGTTTTGGAAGAGACTTTGAAAAATGCCTTCCATATTACGACATTTCCTTGTGCCATTCCAACTATAAATTTTATAGGCCCTATCGGCGGAGTGGTCTGGAGAACGTGTCCCTTAATATTTTAAGATACAGGGATGATCTAACCATTCAAACCATTGACCTGAATAAAACCTTTAATTCCGCACTGAAAACGGAATGATGCGGAACACCCATGCCAATGGATTTGCGTTCAAATTCTCTTTGACTTTATGGACAATCGCTTTTTATGCCATAAAACAGAGTGCCGGTTTGGATAAATTTTCAAATTTGTTTTATCTTTAAAGTTTTTAAAATTTAATAAGAAAGGAGTAACCATGTCAAACTATCATGAACCTGTTAATGAATTAAGTGAAGAAGCCCGAAATTTCACAAGGGCTTTAAATAGCCTGAAAGAAGAAATCGAGGCTGTCGATTGGTATCATCAGAGAGTGGATACAAGTAATGATCAAACTTTAAAAGACATTCTTGCCCACAACAGGGATGAGGAAATTGAACATGCCTGCATGGCTCTTGAATGGTTAAGAAGAAATATGCCCGGATGGGATGAGGAACTTCGGAACTGGTTATTCAGGGAAGGCGATATTGTCCATGAGGAACAGGGTGAAGATCAGGGTGATACAAGTACAACACAAAATAACGATTTAGGTATTGGTAAATTAAAGTAAAAGGAGGAGATATGGATATATTAAGAAAGTCTTTAGCACCAATTAACCAGGAAGCCTGGGATGAGATCAATGAACAGGCAAAGGTAGTATTTCAAAATGTACTTACTGCCCGCAAAATTGCAGATGTTGAGGGGCCGAAAGGTTTCGACTTTGGAGGTGTGAGCGTTGGAAGGCTTAATGTGGATGAAAACCAGAAGGAGGATGCTGTGAAGTATGGCATTAACCGTATCCAGCCACTGATGGAAACCCGGAAATCATTTAAACTGAATATATGGGAGTTGGATAATGCCGTAAGGGGAGCTGCTGATGTTGATTTGGAAGAGATGGAGAAAGCCGCCCGGGAAATTGGTGAATTCGAAGAGAAAGCCATTTATTTGGGGTTTGAGAAAGCTTGTATTAAAGGCTTGAAGGAAGTTTCCGATCATGATACCATGAAGTTTCCCGGGGAAGCGAAGGAAATATTGAAAGCCGTGGTTGATGCCATTAGCGCAATGAAAAGGGCTTTTGTTGAAGGGCCTTATCATCTGGTTGTGGGAAATGATAAATGGCAGAGCCTTCATATTCATACCGGAGGCTATCCGTTGAAGCGCCAGGTAGAAGACGTTATCGGCGGTCAGATCATCCTGAACCCCAATATTGATGAAGGGTTCTTGGTTTCAGGCCGGGGAGGTGACTTTCAGTTAACACTCGGCCAGGATCTTTCAATAGGCTATGAATCGCATAACGAGAAAGAGGTACAATTATATTTCACCGAATCTTTTACTTTTAGAACGCTGGAACCTGCAGCGGTGATTGTATTTGAGTAATATAAATGTTTACTGTCAGTTCCCGGGGGTGTATAAGGAATACCGGAAAACATGCTTGGATTTTCCGTTTCCGGTACACCCTTTTTAGAGTGATTTTAAATAACGCACCGGCTTTTTGAAGTACACCACATCATCCGTATCAAAGGACCTTAGGAGCATGAATTGACCGAAGTCATTATTCGGATAAACATGATTTTTATCATTTCTTTGCTTTAGAAACCATTCTATTTTTAGCACTAATGGAAATGCAATGTAACAAAAATGAAATGTTATATAAATAACAGTGTTAGCAAAATAACAGTAATCTAAATCAAAAATTGTGGATATGCCTGAAATTAAAGAATTAGTCAAAGATTTAGCAGACCAACATGGAAGAAACCGTGAAAGTTTGCTTCCCATTTTACAGGGAATTGTCAAAAAGAAGCGACATGTTTCAGAGAATGCAATGGTTGAGGTAGCCAGGGAACTGGATATGTCTGCAGCCCTGGTTTATGGTACGGCAACTTTCTATTCCTTTCTGGATACTGAACCCAGGGGAAAATATGTGATTCGCTTGTGCCGAACCATTACATGTGATATGCATGGTAAAAAGGAGATTATGGACACGCTTAAGGACCTGTTAAAGATTAATGTCGGAGAAACTACCAAGGACAATCGTTTCACCTTGCTTGAAACCAATTGTCTTGGTTGGTGTCATAAAGGTCCTGCCATGCTCATTAATGAAAAACCTTATACTGAGCTAACTCCGGACAAGGTAAGTGAAATTATTGAGGAGTATTTGAAGCAAGAAATTGAATAACAAACAATTAAAAAACATTCGTTATGCAAGATACAACGAGAAAACTTAAAAGGGTCGATCTAATATTCACAGAAGATTGCAGCTACAAGGGTATTCTTGAGCAGACCCTAAAAAGACCAAAAGAAGAAATTATTCAGGATGTCCTTGATTCAGGATTAAGGGGCCGGGGTGGTGCCGGCTTTCCTACCGGCTTAAAGTGGAAATTTACTGCCCAGGAGAAAAGCGATGAAAAATTTGTTATTTGTAATGCTGATGAAGGAGAGCCCGGAACCTTTAAAGACCGGGAAATATTGTTAAAGGTACCTCATAAAGTTTTTGGCGGCATGGCTGTTTGTGCCTATGTCATTGGTGCCAAAGAAGGATATATGTACCTTAGAGGTGAATATGAATTTCTGAAAGAGGATATACAAAAACAAATTGATGAATTCCATGAAAAACTGGATGATTTAGGGTTTGATTTCAGGATTAAGCTTCTTCTGGGTAGCGGAGCTTACATTTGTGGTGAAGAAAGTGCCTTATTTGAGTCTATGGAAGGAAAAAGAGGAGAACCCCGAAACAAACCGCCTTATCCGACTCAAAAAGGATTTAGAAACGAGCCTACAGTGATAAACAATGTGGAAACACTGGTCTATGCACTGATGATATGCAACATTGGGTCCCAGAAATTTCAGGAACTGGGTACTGCCGATTCCAGAGGATCCAAAGTGTTTTCCGTATCAGGAGATACCCCTATTCCCGGGATCTATGAACTGGAACTTGGAATGTCACTGGCTGAATTTGTTGAAGAATTTGGCGATGGAGATACGAAATCCGTTCAGGTCGGAGGCGCCGCAGGTTTCTGTGTCCCCAGAAAAAATTTTAATGACACCATTATTGGTTTCGAAGGAGTGCCTACCGGGGGTTCTATGATGCTTTTTAATAGTTCCCGGTCTATGTATAATGTACTGCGCAATTATGTGGAATTTTTCCGTGAAGAATCCTGTGGCCAGTGTACCCCTTGCAGGGTTGGCTGCCAGCAGTTACTGAAAGGAATTGAAGAGGTCAAAAGGGGCAAACAACCCACTACATATTTGCAAACTTTAATGAGGTTGACTGAAGTGATGAAAATGACTGCCAAATGCGGATTGGGTCAGTCGGTGGCCAATTCATTCTCATCCATTGTGGATAACTTTAAAGAGGAAATGATATATTAATCTTTTGTGGAATACAATAAAAATAATGATATAATGGCTGAAAAGGTAAATTTAAAAATAGACGGCATTGATGTAAGTATTGATAAGGGACTTACCGTTCTCGATGCCTCAAGAAAACTGGGATTACATATTCCCACCCTTTGCTATCATGAGGATCTATGTATTGCGGGAAACTGCAGGGTTTGTATGGTAGAGCGGGAAGGTGCTGACAATCTGATCCCTTCCTGTGCCACCATGGCTGAAGAAGGAATGGAAATTTATACCAATACATTGAAGGTTCGTCGTGCAAGAAGGTATATTGTGGATCTGCTGCTGTCAGAACACAGGGAAGACTGCACGAAGTGCTATAAAAACGGCAACTGTGAACTGCAATCCCTGGCCAGCGATACGATCATCAGTGGAGAATACCTTTTTGCGGATCTGGTACCGGATAAGAACCTGACTATTGATCAGTATTCTCCTTCCATTATGAAAGATGATGGAAAATGCGTCCGTTGCCAGCGATGTGTTCGTACCTGCACCGAATTGCAGCACGTAAGTGCCCTTGGTGTTGCCTATAGAGGGCATGAAATGAAGATTTCCACTTTCTTTGAGAATCCGATGATCGATGTGGTATGTACCAACTGTGGACAGTGTGTCAACCGTTGTCCTACCGGGGCTTTGGTTGAGCGCAATT
This region of Bacteroidales bacterium genomic DNA includes:
- a CDS encoding LysM peptidoglycan-binding domain-containing protein, translating into MKAFKVYALVLILVLFSSLPVIAQEDRVEVERSDEKVMIGGEVYYVHVVKKGQTLYSISKAYNVGQKEIARENPDILMGLRTGQALKIPFRPEKEEETKAKDTTQYYYHEVKAGETLFSLSRRYQVSEEVIKKYNPVLYEEELQARQVYRIPKQPELAEEDSTRAKTVSGEDYILHEVKKKETLYSLSKQYGLEIRDIIQANEKLQDEELQYGSVIKIPKKEEKEEELLTTGEDQMAYDTVPSHYQAMREYAPTCDSSDYFKNNVVEVGVFLPFFLEENAEQFYIDSSKTNDEGEKIYKKVQRDPFYIYPRSQNFIRFYEGMLVALDSLSNKGVSVRLKVFDTADDPDKVKQILSDNSLENLDLIIGPVYQECFSVMADFAKENQIHIVSPFSRENKILADNPYVIQIRPSREAQLDQFVSYISSYSDNNMIMVHSGDSLYYPRIRRYKQRLFNRMSQDTSFGDVRFKEVAFKDSMFYLEQAMNKGEENIIMVPSEDEAFVTDVVTNLNTLAKKGYDMRVFGYSNWQDFVNIELEYFYNINLSLYTSFHVNYQDDLINPVIRNYRAMFSSEPGSYAFHGFDIGYYFLNAMYRFGRDFEKCLPYYDISLCHSNYKFYRPYRRSGLENVSLNILRYRDDLTIQTIDLNKTFNSALKTE
- a CDS encoding bacteriocin family protein; translation: MDILRKSLAPINQEAWDEINEQAKVVFQNVLTARKIADVEGPKGFDFGGVSVGRLNVDENQKEDAVKYGINRIQPLMETRKSFKLNIWELDNAVRGAADVDLEEMEKAAREIGEFEEKAIYLGFEKACIKGLKEVSDHDTMKFPGEAKEILKAVVDAISAMKRAFVEGPYHLVVGNDKWQSLHIHTGGYPLKRQVEDVIGGQIILNPNIDEGFLVSGRGGDFQLTLGQDLSIGYESHNEKEVQLYFTESFTFRTLEPAAVIVFE
- the nuoE gene encoding NADH-quinone oxidoreductase subunit NuoE; this translates as MPEIKELVKDLADQHGRNRESLLPILQGIVKKKRHVSENAMVEVARELDMSAALVYGTATFYSFLDTEPRGKYVIRLCRTITCDMHGKKEIMDTLKDLLKINVGETTKDNRFTLLETNCLGWCHKGPAMLINEKPYTELTPDKVSEIIEEYLKQEIE